A region of Gracilinanus agilis isolate LMUSP501 chromosome 3, AgileGrace, whole genome shotgun sequence DNA encodes the following proteins:
- the LOC123239640 gene encoding ras-related protein Rab-39A-like: MEAIWIYQFRLIVIDDSTVGKSCLLHRFTQGRFPGILSPACDPTVCVDFFSRLLEIEPGKRIKLQLWDTAGQERFRSITRSYYRNSVGGFLVFDITNRRSFEHVQDWLEEAKMYVQPFRIVFLLVGHKCDLVSQRQVSREEAEKMSAACGMKYIETSAKDATNVEESFTILTRDIYELIKKGEICIQDGWEGVKSGFVPNIVHSSEEAVKPMKQCIC; encoded by the coding sequence ATGGAGGCCATCTGGATCTACCAATTCCGGCTGATTGTGATCGACGACTCCACGGTAGGCAAGTCCTGCCTCCTGCACCGTTTCACTCAGGGCCGCTTTCCCGGGATCCTGTCCCCCGCCTGCGACCCCACGGTCTGCGTGGATTTCTTCTCCCGACTCCTGGAGATCGAGCCCGGCAAGAGAATCAAGTTGCAGTTGTGGGACACGGCCGGGCAGGAGAGGTTCAGATCAATAACTCGATCTTATTACCGCAACTCTGTTGGTGGATTTCTGGTATTTGATATCACAAACCGAAGATCTTTTGAACATGTGCAGGATTGGTTAGAAGAAGCCAAAATGTATGTGCAGCCATTTCGGATTGTATTTCTGTTAGTGGGACATAAATGTGATCTAGTGTCGCAACGTCAAGTTTCAAGGGAAGAAGCTGAAAAAATGTCAGCAGCCTGTGGTATGAAGTATATAGAGACCTCGGCAAAAGATGCTACAAATGTTGAAGAATCTTTCACAATTCTGACAAGAGATATATATGAActtattaaaaaaggagaaatttgtATTCAAGATGGCTGGGAAGGTGTTAAAAGTGGCTTTGTTCCAAATATTGTGCATTCTTCAGAAGAAGCAGTAAAGCCTATGAAACAATGTATTTGCTGA